One Cyanobium sp. Tous-M-B4 DNA window includes the following coding sequences:
- a CDS encoding type II toxin-antitoxin system VapC family toxin has product MLYIDTCVLLAVLTPEAHSATATAFLTEASAPLAISSWSVTELHSALGLKVRTKALSQAQAETVLQGFERSLAPGLLMLELEPQDFRNANACLRGWSTSLRAADALHLAIASGRGATLCSLDAPFVAAAQQLGLEAELLGAGGKPVRH; this is encoded by the coding sequence ATGCTCTACATCGACACCTGCGTGTTGCTGGCGGTGCTGACGCCGGAAGCGCACTCCGCCACGGCAACGGCGTTTCTCACTGAAGCCAGTGCACCGCTGGCGATCAGCTCCTGGAGTGTCACCGAGCTCCATTCCGCCCTCGGCCTGAAGGTGCGCACCAAGGCACTGAGCCAGGCGCAAGCCGAGACGGTGCTGCAGGGGTTTGAGCGCAGCCTGGCGCCAGGCCTGCTGATGCTGGAACTGGAGCCGCAGGACTTCCGCAACGCCAACGCCTGCTTGCGCGGCTGGAGCACGTCCCTGCGAGCGGCCGATGCCCTGCACCTAGCAATCGCCAGCGGCCGTGGCGCCACCCTCTGCAGCCTGGATGCCCCGTTTGTCGCGGCGGCCCAACAGCTGGGCCTGGAGGCTGAACTCCTGGGAGCAGGCGGCAAGCCAGTCAGGCATTAA
- a CDS encoding type II toxin-antitoxin system Phd/YefM family antitoxin codes for MVQVTVAEAKTQLSSLLDAVEAGQAVVITRRGKAIAELVPRCSVRDLLPQLATLRGSLPEQPTSGVETMRALRDESGA; via the coding sequence ATGGTGCAGGTGACGGTGGCGGAAGCCAAGACCCAGCTCTCCAGCCTGTTGGATGCTGTGGAGGCTGGGCAGGCGGTGGTGATCACGCGTCGCGGCAAAGCCATCGCCGAGCTGGTGCCGCGCTGCAGCGTGCGTGATCTGCTGCCCCAGCTCGCAACCCTGCGTGGCTCGTTGCCCGAGCAGCCGACCAGCGGCGTGGAGACCATGCGGGCGTTGCGGGATGAGTCCGGCGCCTGA
- a CDS encoding VRR-NUC domain-containing protein: MASSPSEHEIQQRIRLACGRGRVRLWRNNTGALVDQQGRFVRFGLCKGSSDLIGLRSLEITPELVGQRIAQFVALEIKTGSGTVSPEQRAFLQLVQQLGGLGGICRSIAEAQAVLDLDPMAGSVQ, from the coding sequence ATGGCCTCCTCCCCCAGCGAACACGAAATCCAGCAGCGCATCCGCCTGGCCTGCGGCCGCGGGCGGGTACGGCTCTGGCGCAACAACACCGGTGCCCTGGTCGACCAGCAGGGGCGCTTCGTGCGCTTCGGGCTTTGTAAGGGCAGCAGCGACCTGATCGGCTTGCGCTCACTGGAGATCACGCCCGAGCTGGTCGGTCAGCGCATTGCCCAGTTCGTTGCCCTGGAGATCAAGACGGGTTCCGGAACCGTCAGCCCCGAGCAGCGGGCCTTTCTGCAGCTGGTGCAGCAGCTGGGCGGCTTGGGCGGGATCTGCCGCTCGATTGCAGAGGCCCAAGCGGTCCTGGACCTGGATCCCATGGCCGGGTCGGTCCAATGA
- a CDS encoding XRE family transcriptional regulator, whose translation MLLNWRRRNGWTQYTACEWGTEAEFEVISYGNLSVIEQGKAGELRQKAFFQLEELNRRLAEKDWGPVKSQRLKDQLKDAEPLHGDDDKLWDAVDFWSCYIGYVPVPKAFQAAPAPTLTSKRAEEICQKWRQHVRRVIKEGGLDVTQALEQLVKGAQKEHQKRFSEVLAIDDYSSVELAQLWVDGEEFLPEQWIGAWEQKALGA comes from the coding sequence ATGCTGCTCAACTGGCGGCGCCGTAACGGCTGGACCCAGTACACCGCCTGCGAATGGGGCACAGAAGCCGAGTTTGAGGTGATTTCCTACGGGAATCTCTCGGTGATCGAGCAGGGCAAGGCCGGCGAGCTGCGCCAGAAGGCCTTCTTTCAGCTCGAGGAGCTCAACCGTCGCCTGGCGGAGAAGGACTGGGGACCGGTCAAGTCCCAGCGGTTGAAGGACCAGTTGAAGGATGCGGAGCCCCTGCACGGCGATGACGACAAGCTCTGGGATGCCGTGGACTTCTGGAGCTGCTACATCGGCTATGTGCCGGTGCCCAAGGCCTTTCAAGCAGCGCCCGCGCCGACCCTCACCTCGAAGCGTGCCGAGGAGATCTGTCAGAAATGGCGCCAGCACGTGCGCCGCGTGATCAAGGAAGGCGGTCTCGACGTCACCCAAGCACTGGAGCAGCTGGTCAAGGGTGCACAGAAGGAGCACCAGAAGCGTTTCTCAGAGGTGCTGGCCATCGACGACTACAGCTCGGTTGAGCTGGCTCAGCTCTGGGTGGATGGCGAGGAGTTCCTTCCCGAGCAGTGGATCGGCGCCTGGGAGCAGAAAGCGCTGGGTGCCTGA
- a CDS encoding KilA-N domain-containing protein has product MNHPALVSRSWKGTPISRRTSDGYVNATAMCKANNKQWSKYRESDRCQTYLDALAETSVIRMFDLIESRQGQGGGTWVHPQVAVDLARWISAPFAVWMDGWFLESVQQAQRAPAETSPPRLREVDVIALVERSIGLFERLGGLDQRDQLLFKDIVRSNILTASSGVLPGAPVDDELTLSDAWLEVFQEALPRAKYRSAGMLVAEAYRTDFGQEPPLRQQFVDGAPRQVKSYRRSWLVDTLKRFRDQLAGG; this is encoded by the coding sequence ATGAATCACCCCGCTCTGGTCTCCCGTTCCTGGAAAGGCACGCCGATCTCCCGCCGCACCAGTGATGGCTACGTGAATGCCACGGCCATGTGCAAAGCCAACAACAAGCAGTGGTCGAAGTACCGGGAAAGCGACCGCTGCCAGACCTATCTGGATGCCCTCGCTGAAACCTCCGTAATTCGGATGTTTGACCTGATCGAGTCCCGCCAAGGCCAGGGCGGCGGCACCTGGGTCCATCCCCAGGTCGCAGTCGACCTGGCCCGCTGGATCAGCGCACCGTTTGCGGTGTGGATGGATGGCTGGTTTCTGGAGAGCGTCCAGCAGGCGCAAAGGGCACCGGCAGAGACGAGCCCACCGCGGCTGCGGGAGGTCGATGTGATCGCCCTGGTGGAGCGCAGCATCGGGCTGTTCGAGCGGCTGGGTGGACTCGACCAGCGCGACCAGCTCCTGTTCAAGGACATCGTCCGCAGCAACATTCTCACTGCCAGCTCAGGGGTACTACCCGGCGCTCCTGTCGACGACGAGCTGACCCTCAGCGATGCCTGGCTGGAAGTGTTCCAGGAGGCGCTGCCGCGCGCCAAGTACCGCTCTGCAGGGATGCTGGTGGCCGAGGCCTACCGGACAGACTTCGGCCAGGAGCCGCCGCTTCGCCAGCAGTTCGTTGACGGGGCCCCGCGTCAGGTCAAGAGCTACCGCCGCTCCTGGTTGGTCGACACGCTCAAGCGCTTCCGCGATCAACTGGCCGGAGGCTGA
- a CDS encoding helix-turn-helix domain-containing protein codes for MDTQVTTTRQRVWVTTAEACTALGMSRETLRQLRLRGVLTPGKHYRRWGCTQGRGPLQWHLENVEATITGWSRRHLQH; via the coding sequence ATGGACACCCAGGTAACGACCACTCGCCAGCGGGTCTGGGTGACAACGGCAGAGGCCTGCACTGCCCTGGGGATGAGCCGCGAAACCCTCCGCCAGCTGCGGTTGCGAGGGGTGCTCACCCCCGGGAAGCACTACCGCCGCTGGGGCTGCACCCAGGGTCGGGGGCCGCTGCAGTGGCACCTAGAAAACGTGGAGGCGACCATCACTGGCTGGAGCCGGCGGCATCTGCAGCACTGA
- a CDS encoding AbrB/MazE/SpoVT family DNA-binding domain-containing protein, giving the protein MTQSKAQGRSADASQHFPQAIRRWGNSLAVRLPADCLRQAGLQEGDEIDIVIGPDGRLSLEPLRRLDRSALASDLRQLQATMALTPSVIEECRSGERW; this is encoded by the coding sequence TTGACACAGTCCAAGGCTCAAGGTCGTTCAGCTGACGCCAGCCAGCACTTCCCGCAGGCGATCCGCCGCTGGGGGAACAGCCTGGCGGTAAGGCTCCCGGCCGATTGCCTGCGTCAGGCCGGGCTGCAAGAAGGCGATGAGATCGACATTGTCATTGGACCAGACGGCCGCCTGAGCCTGGAGCCTCTGCGCAGGCTGGATCGCTCTGCTCTGGCCAGTGATTTGCGTCAACTGCAGGCCACCATGGCTCTCACCCCTTCGGTGATTGAGGAATGCCGTAGCGGTGAACGCTGGTGA
- a CDS encoding type II toxin-antitoxin system VapC family toxin, which produces MNAGDADPSMIYLDTSVVVALLTPEESSSRALDWFAQSREPLISSDWLITETHSALGMKQRLHGLSAEARLAAGDQFERLLQGGVELRSLDRGRFRQAAELLQDPALGLRAGDALHLAVALHSRCTQLASFDIRMQQAAQTLGLMSALT; this is translated from the coding sequence GTGAACGCTGGTGACGCTGACCCATCGATGATCTATCTCGACACCAGCGTCGTGGTGGCTCTGCTGACCCCGGAAGAGAGCAGCTCGCGCGCCCTCGACTGGTTTGCGCAGTCCCGCGAACCCTTAATCAGCAGCGACTGGCTGATCACCGAAACCCACAGCGCCCTGGGTATGAAGCAGCGCCTTCACGGCCTCAGTGCGGAGGCACGCCTGGCCGCTGGGGACCAATTCGAGCGCCTGCTGCAGGGCGGAGTTGAACTGCGCTCGCTCGATCGCGGCCGCTTCCGTCAGGCGGCCGAGCTGCTCCAGGATCCGGCCCTCGGCCTGCGGGCTGGTGACGCCTTGCATTTGGCGGTGGCGCTGCACAGCCGCTGCACCCAGCTGGCCAGCTTCGATATTCGGATGCAGCAAGCGGCACAGACACTGGGCCTAATGTCCGCCCTCACGTAG
- a CDS encoding SHOCT domain-containing protein, translated as MIATLACFHIALPVIAVENRPSSSNEVVNYLDLNIRDYKAKALPFSKVLSGGQGGIEKVLFDQAYRGRLCFISCHFYDGYTSKWSSYYLELQPYESTCFALAGGCNTITFPKPDSRIKISVGSQEFDVAMTDESRYRYYLPLALRQAMVASDGIPVTIKTTWDKYRNYRVGDDSRKLLVAVLNRNDEIEPPRMVDSAIQSVEERLNELMKLREKGLIDEQEYNRLRQKALGL; from the coding sequence TTGATAGCAACTCTCGCCTGCTTTCACATTGCACTGCCTGTGATAGCGGTCGAGAACAGGCCTTCCAGCAGCAATGAAGTTGTCAACTACCTTGATTTGAACATCAGGGACTACAAGGCAAAGGCGCTACCTTTTTCAAAAGTACTCTCGGGGGGTCAAGGTGGCATCGAAAAGGTGCTGTTTGATCAGGCATACAGGGGCAGGCTTTGCTTCATCTCTTGTCATTTCTATGACGGCTACACTTCAAAGTGGAGTAGTTATTACTTGGAGCTACAGCCGTACGAGAGCACATGTTTTGCACTGGCTGGCGGCTGCAATACAATCACCTTCCCAAAGCCTGACTCTCGTATAAAGATCAGCGTCGGGAGCCAAGAGTTTGATGTGGCAATGACCGACGAGAGCCGGTATCGATATTATTTGCCACTTGCGCTAAGGCAGGCGATGGTGGCTAGTGATGGTATCCCTGTCACTATTAAGACGACATGGGATAAGTATCGCAATTACAGGGTTGGGGATGATTCTCGGAAGCTGCTAGTCGCGGTGCTCAACCGAAATGATGAAATCGAACCGCCACGCATGGTTGATTCAGCTATACAATCAGTGGAAGAAAGGCTTAACGAGCTCATGAAGCTGCGAGAGAAGGGTCTAATTGATGAGCAGGAATACAACCGGCTCAGGCAAAAAGCTTTAGGCCTCTAG
- a CDS encoding PIN domain-containing protein has product MAERKRLVLDANILIRACLGVRVRALIADFTNEVDFYVAEANAAEAAGYIGELATRRGLDPHICHEAFLSLMDVVQGVDTPLIEGAKDEALKRIRDPADWPALALALQLECAIWTEDQDFFGTGVATWTTATVQRYFEN; this is encoded by the coding sequence ATGGCAGAACGCAAACGGTTGGTGCTGGACGCCAACATCCTCATCCGCGCCTGTCTGGGTGTCAGGGTGCGCGCCCTGATCGCCGACTTCACTAACGAGGTTGACTTCTATGTCGCAGAGGCCAATGCAGCAGAAGCTGCTGGATACATCGGCGAACTGGCGACACGTCGAGGACTCGATCCACACATCTGCCACGAGGCCTTCCTCAGCCTGATGGATGTGGTGCAGGGGGTCGACACCCCCTTGATTGAAGGCGCCAAGGACGAGGCGCTGAAACGCATCCGGGACCCAGCCGACTGGCCTGCCCTGGCCTTGGCTTTACAGCTGGAGTGCGCGATCTGGACTGAGGACCAGGATTTCTTTGGCACCGGCGTGGCCACCTGGACCACCGCAACGGTGCAGCGTTACTTCGAGAACTGA
- a CDS encoding prevent-host-death protein, which yields MAIRVGIRELRARLASHLETVTPIEVTRHGRTVGLYVPLPQESDLSEHERLIEAGRLMQAELQRLGLTEEELAADFKDWRQAQQQQAHA from the coding sequence GTGGCTATCCGTGTTGGCATCCGTGAGCTTCGGGCGCGCCTGGCCTCTCACCTGGAAACGGTCACCCCGATCGAGGTCACGCGACATGGGCGAACCGTTGGGCTCTATGTGCCCCTGCCCCAGGAGTCGGATCTCAGTGAGCATGAGCGGCTGATTGAAGCGGGCCGGCTGATGCAAGCCGAGCTGCAGCGGCTGGGGCTTACAGAAGAGGAGCTGGCTGCTGACTTCAAGGACTGGAGGCAAGCCCAGCAGCAACAGGCCCACGCCTGA
- a CDS encoding DUF1651 domain-containing protein: MNVTNSPGRPPLSPQEGWLSDGRQLLHFQPCRYDRWSQKLEVTLGEVMPSGEPPLLKHRRELMRDEAIKLWAQKRRSGWQVCTPQWTPPPLRSA, from the coding sequence ATGAACGTCACGAATAGTCCCGGCCGGCCGCCGCTGTCTCCGCAAGAGGGCTGGCTAAGCGATGGCCGTCAGTTGCTCCATTTCCAGCCCTGCCGCTACGACCGCTGGAGCCAGAAGCTGGAGGTGACGCTGGGGGAAGTGATGCCCAGTGGAGAGCCACCGCTGCTCAAACATCGCAGGGAGCTGATGCGAGATGAGGCGATCAAGCTCTGGGCCCAGAAGCGCAGATCCGGCTGGCAGGTCTGCACGCCGCAGTGGACGCCGCCACCATTACGCAGTGCCTGA
- a CDS encoding Nif11-like leader peptide family natural product precursor, producing the protein MPQSELLRFLAQVKADPALRQMMADALTADEVSLLAQERGFLVSGSDILRFHGQSASGIRISRIDHPGEYPGRYY; encoded by the coding sequence GTGCCCCAGAGCGAGCTACTGCGGTTTCTGGCGCAGGTGAAGGCTGATCCAGCCCTGCGGCAAATGATGGCTGATGCCCTCACCGCTGATGAGGTGTCGCTGCTGGCCCAAGAGCGGGGCTTTCTGGTCTCTGGCAGCGACATCCTGCGCTTCCATGGCCAGTCGGCTTCTGGGATCCGCATCAGCCGGATCGACCACCCTGGCGAATATCCCGGCCGCTACTACTGA
- a CDS encoding thermonuclease family protein: MAWPSEVVAQGVKATVLSIGDGDTIRVRQAGKALTVRLACIDAPETAQSPYGQQARTYLQQRLPIGREIGLNIKTTDRYGRSVAEVFSGVNINLALVEDSQAFAYRQYLSGCDAKAYLEAEDRASRARLGVWQVPGGITRPWDFRRGRRSAVIPDGTTPGGRRYRCSEISSYAKAQELLRQGHSYLDGNGDGEACESLR, translated from the coding sequence TTGGCCTGGCCAAGCGAGGTAGTCGCTCAGGGCGTCAAGGCCACCGTGCTCTCCATCGGTGACGGCGACACCATCCGGGTGCGCCAGGCGGGTAAGGCGCTCACCGTGCGGCTGGCTTGCATTGATGCCCCCGAGACGGCCCAAAGCCCATACGGCCAGCAGGCCCGCACTTATTTGCAGCAGCGCCTACCCATTGGCAGGGAGATAGGCCTCAACATCAAAACCACCGATCGCTATGGCCGCTCGGTGGCCGAGGTGTTCAGCGGCGTGAACATAAACCTGGCGCTGGTGGAAGACAGCCAGGCCTTTGCCTACCGCCAGTACCTGAGCGGCTGTGATGCCAAGGCTTATCTAGAAGCAGAAGATCGGGCCAGTCGTGCACGCCTAGGGGTATGGCAGGTGCCCGGCGGCATTACTCGGCCCTGGGATTTCCGGCGAGGTCGCCGCTCAGCCGTAATTCCTGATGGCACAACCCCAGGCGGCCGCCGTTACCGCTGCAGCGAGATCAGCTCCTATGCCAAAGCCCAGGAGCTGCTACGCCAGGGACACAGCTATCTAGATGGAAACGGGGATGGAGAAGCCTGCGAATCCCTGCGCTGA
- a CDS encoding methyltransferase domain-containing protein — translation MAASNWDQRYREGSDRWELGKPAPPLDTYLRTDSRAPQPPGRVLVPGCGRGHEAALLADLGYEVIGLDFSGEAIERAQAVHGSDRAALRWLQADLFDGAALAAAGISTGSLQGVLEHTCFCAIDPAQREAYLDTVARLLVPGGWLLGLFWCHQRPDGPPWGSDSALLAQQLAAAGFRQELWEPAQGSAPERDNEWLGLWRR, via the coding sequence ATGGCCGCATCGAACTGGGACCAGCGCTACCGCGAGGGCAGTGATCGCTGGGAGCTGGGCAAGCCCGCGCCGCCTCTGGATACCTATCTGCGCACTGACAGCCGAGCACCTCAACCACCGGGTCGGGTGTTGGTGCCCGGCTGCGGCCGGGGCCATGAGGCGGCCTTGCTCGCCGATCTCGGCTACGAGGTGATCGGGCTGGACTTCAGCGGTGAGGCCATTGAGCGCGCCCAAGCGGTGCATGGTTCCGATCGCGCTGCCTTGCGCTGGCTGCAGGCTGATCTCTTCGATGGAGCGGCACTGGCGGCAGCCGGCATCAGCACCGGCAGCCTGCAGGGCGTGCTGGAGCACACCTGCTTCTGCGCGATTGATCCCGCCCAGCGCGAGGCCTATCTCGACACCGTGGCGCGGTTGCTAGTCCCCGGGGGCTGGTTGCTGGGTCTGTTCTGGTGCCACCAGCGCCCGGATGGTCCCCCTTGGGGAAGCGACTCGGCGCTGTTGGCGCAGCAGCTGGCGGCAGCCGGATTCCGCCAGGAACTCTGGGAGCCAGCGCAGGGCTCAGCCCCAGAGCGCGACAACGAGTGGCTGGGGCTCTGGCGGCGGTGA
- a CDS encoding HNH endonuclease — translation MPSYWWVNHKQTYRQETDGGYIWSPKANANGARNVSYDNLTRCQRGDVMFSYANGRISQLGLVETAAVTATKPPEFGLAGENWSQEGWLVRVNWQPLRQALVPQTFFELLQPLLPERHSPISTSTGRGNQGVYLAGLSETLGLLLLKLIEDHADAAVRVHLVVLAEEGAYTEALLDDMQRLREVPSSTERDALTKARLGQGLFRHRVADLEPACRVTGLARQEFLVASHIKPWRSCDNSERLSGSNGLLLSPHVDKLFDRHWISFDSGGELIWQHEAAGEALRCWGIEGANLIRPFSREQEAFLSAHREALRD, via the coding sequence ATGCCCTCCTACTGGTGGGTGAACCACAAACAGACCTACCGGCAGGAGACTGACGGCGGCTACATCTGGTCGCCGAAGGCCAATGCCAACGGCGCCCGCAATGTGAGCTACGACAACCTCACCCGCTGCCAGCGGGGGGATGTGATGTTCAGCTATGCGAATGGGCGCATTAGCCAGTTGGGCCTGGTGGAAACGGCGGCGGTCACGGCCACTAAGCCCCCAGAGTTCGGCTTAGCAGGGGAGAACTGGAGCCAGGAGGGCTGGCTGGTGCGGGTGAACTGGCAGCCGCTGCGCCAGGCCCTGGTGCCGCAGACATTCTTTGAGTTGCTGCAGCCGCTGCTGCCGGAACGCCACAGCCCGATCAGCACCAGCACAGGCCGAGGCAATCAGGGGGTGTACCTGGCGGGGCTGAGCGAAACCCTGGGGCTGTTGCTGCTGAAGCTGATCGAAGACCACGCAGATGCAGCGGTGCGGGTGCACCTGGTGGTGCTGGCGGAGGAGGGCGCCTACACCGAGGCCCTGCTCGATGACATGCAGCGGTTGCGGGAGGTGCCGAGCAGCACCGAGCGCGATGCGCTCACCAAGGCGCGTCTGGGGCAGGGGTTGTTTCGCCATCGGGTGGCGGATCTGGAGCCGGCCTGCCGGGTTACGGGCCTGGCGCGGCAGGAGTTCCTGGTGGCGAGCCACATCAAACCCTGGCGATCATGCGACAACAGCGAACGGCTGAGCGGATCCAATGGCCTGCTGCTCTCCCCCCATGTGGACAAGCTGTTTGATCGCCATTGGATCAGCTTCGATTCAGGCGGCGAGCTGATCTGGCAGCACGAGGCGGCAGGCGAGGCCTTGCGCTGCTGGGGCATCGAAGGTGCGAATTTGATTAGACCGTTTAGCCGGGAGCAGGAGGCGTTCTTGAGTGCCCACCGGGAAGCCTTGAGGGACTGA
- a CDS encoding integron integrase, protein MAPVVKPPGLIQRYRELLQTRHYARRTVKTYEQWLRRFLRFHHLRHPREMGSHEVNAFLSHLAVEEQVSASTQNQALAALLFLYRDLLECELELDGVVRARTRQRVPVVLSEGDVRAVRERLEGEPALVVGLLYGSGLRLMEALRLRVKDLDFQRRELAVRDGKGGKDRMTMVPQSLVPGLQEHLEQVRQLHLSDLAAGWGRVLMPYALARKYPNADREWAWQWVFPQQKRWCDKESGAQGRHHIDPSVVQKAVKRALLEAGVTKAASCHTFRHSFATHLLERGQDIRTIQELLGHKDVSTTMIYTHVLNRGPHGVRSPADAL, encoded by the coding sequence ATGGCCCCTGTAGTCAAACCTCCTGGACTGATTCAGCGTTATCGGGAATTACTTCAGACACGCCACTACGCGCGCCGCACGGTGAAGACCTACGAGCAGTGGCTGCGGCGGTTTCTGCGTTTTCATCACCTGCGCCACCCCCGGGAGATGGGGAGCCACGAGGTGAATGCCTTTCTGAGCCACCTAGCTGTGGAAGAGCAGGTAAGCGCCTCCACCCAGAACCAGGCTCTGGCGGCGTTGCTTTTTCTCTACCGAGATCTGCTGGAGTGCGAGCTGGAGCTCGATGGGGTGGTGCGTGCGCGGACGCGACAGCGGGTGCCGGTGGTGCTCAGTGAAGGCGATGTGAGGGCGGTACGGGAACGGCTGGAGGGTGAGCCTGCGCTAGTGGTTGGGCTGTTGTACGGCAGTGGTCTCCGGCTAATGGAGGCACTGAGGCTGCGGGTGAAGGATCTGGATTTCCAGCGGCGAGAGCTCGCAGTGCGCGATGGGAAAGGCGGCAAAGATCGGATGACGATGGTGCCCCAGAGCTTGGTGCCTGGGCTCCAGGAGCATCTGGAGCAAGTGCGCCAGCTGCATCTGAGTGATTTGGCGGCGGGTTGGGGCCGCGTGTTGATGCCATATGCCTTGGCCCGCAAGTATCCGAATGCGGACCGTGAATGGGCGTGGCAGTGGGTGTTCCCCCAGCAAAAGCGATGGTGCGACAAAGAATCTGGTGCTCAGGGGCGACACCACATCGATCCGAGCGTGGTACAGAAGGCTGTGAAGCGGGCACTACTTGAAGCCGGTGTGACCAAGGCGGCCAGCTGTCACACCTTCCGTCACTCTTTTGCCACTCACCTACTGGAGAGGGGCCAGGACATACGCACGATCCAGGAGCTGCTCGGTCACAAGGACGTCAGTACCACCATGATCTATACCCACGTCTTAAATCGAGGGCCCCACGGTGTACGCAGTCCCGCAGACGCTCTGTAG
- a CDS encoding J domain-containing protein, which produces MATKTPARKKLDRSAVLARIEEILSAGAPDADSLLAFAEFINGKPFPEPVLTLIELKESVCKVFGSKNATELRKSSEFNLAMAGRTFDLKTKADWLKLYREWVGVPHSERAKTGKTSINGIDVLENFRPWHVFSLDPSTASADDIKDAFRRLAKEHHPDVGGDPRVMERLQKMRDSLLAFL; this is translated from the coding sequence GTGGCCACCAAGACGCCAGCGCGCAAGAAGCTCGATCGGTCAGCGGTCTTAGCAAGGATCGAAGAGATCCTCTCGGCTGGGGCTCCGGATGCCGACAGCCTGTTGGCATTCGCAGAGTTCATCAACGGAAAGCCGTTCCCTGAACCCGTTCTCACGCTGATAGAGCTCAAAGAATCAGTGTGCAAGGTGTTTGGCAGCAAGAACGCCACTGAGCTGCGCAAATCAAGTGAGTTTAACCTCGCGATGGCGGGCCGAACATTTGATCTGAAAACAAAGGCAGATTGGCTCAAGCTCTACCGGGAGTGGGTTGGAGTTCCCCATAGCGAGCGCGCCAAAACGGGCAAAACATCCATTAACGGCATCGATGTCTTAGAAAATTTCAGGCCGTGGCATGTGTTCTCACTCGATCCTTCAACAGCCAGTGCCGATGACATCAAAGATGCCTTCCGCAGGCTTGCCAAGGAACACCATCCCGATGTTGGCGGCGATCCGCGAGTGATGGAGCGGCTCCAAAAAATGCGTGACTCCCTTCTTGCCTTCCTGTAA
- a CDS encoding DUF1778 domain-containing protein — MSHKSLTDFTLNSACLPAEQTLHDQRLFMV; from the coding sequence GTGAGCCACAAATCGCTCACAGACTTCACCCTCAACAGTGCCTGCCTCCCTGCCGAGCAAACACTCCATGATCAGCGCCTGTTCATGGTCTAG
- a CDS encoding type II toxin-antitoxin system HicB family antitoxin — MLQDAIRRTLLLAEQAGFYSRFGFIPSPLRQQQLLLLYCPFFSGLGCPQQNGKTESTTMHTFSAVIERCPETGLLVGYVPGFPGAHSQGESLDELQANLEEVISMLLEDGEPTLESDFVGLQQISVAA, encoded by the coding sequence TTGCTGCAGGACGCGATCCGGCGGACGTTGCTGCTCGCCGAGCAGGCCGGCTTCTACTCACGGTTCGGATTCATCCCATCGCCACTGCGCCAGCAGCAACTGCTTCTGCTCTATTGCCCCTTTTTCTCGGGCCTGGGCTGTCCGCAGCAGAATGGCAAGACGGAGTCCACCACCATGCACACGTTTTCAGCGGTGATTGAGCGCTGCCCTGAGACCGGGCTCTTGGTGGGCTACGTCCCCGGCTTCCCCGGGGCTCATAGCCAGGGTGAAAGCCTTGATGAGCTACAGGCCAACCTTGAGGAGGTGATTTCCATGCTCTTGGAGGATGGCGAACCGACTCTGGAAAGTGATTTCGTAGGTCTGCAGCAAATTTCCGTGGCGGCTTAA
- a CDS encoding type II toxin-antitoxin system HicA family toxin, whose protein sequence is MGSTPVLKPSEVADILKKLGFEAVRQRGSHQQFRDAKGRCTTVPAYKGRDIAPPLLRQIAKDIGMSVEEFLSCR, encoded by the coding sequence GTGGGGTCAACGCCCGTTCTCAAGCCATCGGAGGTTGCAGATATCCTCAAGAAGCTGGGGTTTGAGGCGGTTCGCCAGCGCGGCTCCCACCAGCAGTTCCGTGATGCCAAAGGCCGCTGCACGACGGTCCCGGCTTATAAAGGGCGCGACATTGCACCGCCGCTGCTACGCCAAATCGCCAAAGACATCGGCATGTCGGTGGAGGAGTTCCTCAGCTGCCGCTGA